CTCGAGGAGATGATTGACCGCACGGTTGATGGGTTGAACAAAGGTAATCCACCTGTGAGATCAGCTGAAGGAACGGGAGGGACCTATCTGATGCAGGATTCTTCAGGTCTCAACTATGTATCTGTCTTCAAGCCCATGGATGAGGAGCCAATGGCTGTTAACAATCCTCAGCAGCTTCCCGTGTCATCAGATGGTCAGGGATTGAAGAGAGGAACTAGGGTAGGAGAAGGGGCAACTAGAGAAGTTGCAGCTTACTTATTAGATCATCCAAAAAGCGGCCCGAGATCTGTGTCTAGACAAGTTATGGGTTTTGCTGGTGTGCCGCCAA
Above is a genomic segment from Camelina sativa cultivar DH55 unplaced genomic scaffold, Cs unpScaffold08046, whole genome shotgun sequence containing:
- the LOC109131914 gene encoding phosphatidylinositol 4-kinase gamma 2-like, coding for EEMIDRTVDGLNKGNPPVRSAEGTGGTYLMQDSSGLNYVSVFKPMDEEPMAVNNPQQLPVSSDGQGLKRGTRVGEGATREVAAYLLDHPKSGPRSVSRQVMGFAGVPPTAMVRSSHRVYNYPKGFDGSVSNDAKVGSLQMFMKNNG